In bacterium, the DNA window GGTGGCGCGAGCGCGGCCGATGTGAGGCGGCTCATCGAGCACGCACGCAGCGCGGTCCGGCTGCGCTTCAACGTGGAGCTGGAGCCGGAGGTCGAGCTGGTGGGGCGCTGGAGCGGTAGGGACTTCCCCCCCGCCGGGCAATCGTGAAGCTGGCGGTCATTCGCGGCGGCCGGTCGGCGGAGCGTGAGGTATCGCTGCGCTCGGGCGCGGAGGTCGAGACCGCGTTGCGGGCCCGCGGCCATGATGTCACCGGCGTCGACCTCGACCTGAAAACGTGGGACGTGCTCCGCGACGGCGGCTTTGATTGCGTCTTCAACGCCCTGCACGGCCGCCTGGGCGAGGACGGCACGGTGCAGGGGATGCTGGAGCTGCTGGGGCTGCCTTACACGGGCTCAGGGGTGCTGGCGTCGGCGCTGTGCATGGACAAGGCCCGCGCGAGCGCGGTCATGGCCGGGGCTGGGCTGAAAATTCCGGAGCTCGAGGAGCTCGAGATCAAAGAGGGGGTCGGCGCGGGCTTGGTCGAGCGCCTGGTGGCGAAGTTCGGCCTGCCCCTGGTGGTGAAACCCGTCAGCGAAGGGTCGACGATCGGGCTCACGATCGCGAAGGACGCCGACGCCGTCGCCAGCGGGCTGGTGCTGGCGGGACGTTACGACAGGCGCGTCCTGGTCCAGCGCTTCGCGGCGGGGACGGAGATCACGATCGGCGTCCTGGCGACGCCTGCCTTACAGGTGCTGCCGACCCTGGAGATCGTCAGCGACAACCCCGTCTACGACTACGACGCCAAGTACACCGCCGGCAAATCGCATCACATCATCCCGGCGCGAATCCCGGAGGCCGCTCGAGTCGCGGCGTCCGAAGCCGCCGGGCGCGCCTTCACAGAGCTCGGGTGCGCGGGCATGGGGCGGGTCGACATCATCGTCGACGCCCAGGCCACGCCGTGGATCCTGGAGGTCAACACGGTGCCGGGCCTCACCGAGCTCTCGCTGCTGCCGGACGCGGCCCGAGCGGCGGGGATCGCGTTCGACGACCTGTGCCAGCGCCTCGTCGA includes these proteins:
- a CDS encoding D-alanine--D-alanine ligase — protein: MVKLAVIRGGRSAEREVSLRSGAEVETALRARGHDVTGVDLDLKTWDVLRDGGFDCVFNALHGRLGEDGTVQGMLELLGLPYTGSGVLASALCMDKARASAVMAGAGLKIPELEELEIKEGVGAGLVERLVAKFGLPLVVKPVSEGSTIGLTIAKDADAVASGLVLAGRYDRRVLVQRFAAGTEITIGVLATPALQVLPTLEIVSDNPVYDYDAKYTAGKSHHIIPARIPEAARVAASEAAGRAFTELGCAGMGRVDIIVDAQATPWILEVNTVPGLTELSLLPDAARAAGIAFDDLCQRLVDHAMGRHQRHVGPAAG